In Raphanus sativus cultivar WK10039 chromosome 5, ASM80110v3, whole genome shotgun sequence, the following proteins share a genomic window:
- the LOC108863174 gene encoding receptor-like protein 1 isoform X1 → MRTSERRWWWVKRQKQIASVFITVTMMLHFQMKGCVGCLETERTGLLRLKSYLKNLLDEGEEDSILKSWTRDGDCCIWERVKCSDANGGHVVDLSLGRLIPVGFESETRLLNLSVLHSFPQIQSLNLSWNWFTGLSDHVHGYKSFGTLEKLITIDFSHNMFDNTIVPFLSAATSIEALYLESNYMEGVFPPQGLSNMTNLKVLNLKDNSFSFLSGQGLAGFRELEVLDLSFNGVNDSEASHKYSTAKLKTLDLTYNLFSDFSQLKGLENLQELAVLKLRGNRFNHRFSSHALKDLKKLQELDLSDNLFTDLGLAIPTSLQVLDLKRNRLSLTNEGYLGICRLMNLRELDLSSNALTDLPYCLSNLTGLRTLDLSNNQLNGNLSSLVFGLPSELEYLSLLDNNFNGSFILNSLVNQTRLTVFKLSSILGTIQVQTESSWAPLFRLKILHLSNCSLGSNMLGFLLHQRDLCFVDLSHNNLTGTFPTWVVKNNTKLQTILLSGNSLTKLQLPSHVHGLQVLDISSNMIFGSVQEDIGIVFPNLRYMNFSLNHFQGTIPSSIGEMKSLQVLDMSSNGLHGQLPKTFLGGCYSLKVLKLSNNQLQGEVFPKHANLTGLVGLYLDGNNFTGSLGMGLLNSKKLTLLDISDNMFSGMLPLWIGRMSSLSYLYMSGNQLKGPFPFQLQSRWVEVMDISHNSFSGPIPSNVKFPTLRELRLQNNEFTGSVPGNVFNAAALEVLDLRNNKFSGIVLNTIDEASKLRVLLLRNNSFQSHISEKICQLSEVGLLDLSHNRFRGAIPLCFSKMSFGAEGYERVTSLVAVFDLSDITFLRNCQYASHLNLDDSVRNGYQAKPATIVDFLTKSRYEAYQGDILGYMHGLDLSSNELSSSIPDEIGDLLNIRSLNLSSNRLTGSIPDSISKLEGLESLDVSNNKLSGSIPPLLADLNSLGYFDVSFNNLSGEIPFKGHLVTFDETSYRGNAHLCGLPTNKSCNIERVREPSVSNRANEGEEEEGDGVIDIVWFYWTCGAVYITTSLALFAFLCIDSRWSREWFYRVDFLVYHLQRFKDGFICK, encoded by the exons atgagAACCAGCGAGAGAAGGTGGTGGTGGGTGAAAAGACAGAAGCAGATAGCTTCGGTTTTCATAACAGTGACAATGATGCTTCACTTTCAAATGAAAGGATGTGTAGGCTGTCTGGAAACTGAACGGACTGGTCTATTGCGACTCAAGTCCTATCTCAAGAATCTACTTGATGAAGGAGAAGAGGATAGTATTCTCAAGTCATGGACTCGTGATGGTGATTGTTGCATTTGGGAGAGAGTAAAGTGTAGTGACGCTAATGGTGGCCACGTCGTCGATCTCTCACTCGGTCGACTCATACccgtcgggttcgagtcggaaACTAGGCTTTTAAACCTGTCTGTGCTCCATAGTTTTCCTCAAATCCAAAGCCTTAACCTTTCCTGGAACTGGTTCACCGGTTTGTCTGATCACGTCCATG GTTATAAGAGCTTTGGGACACTGGAGAAGCTCATCACCATAGATTTCTCCCACAATATGTTCGACAACACTATTGTTCCTTTCTTAAGTGCCGCAACATCGATTGAGGCTCTATATCTTGAGTCTAATTATATGGAAGGTGTCTTTCCTCCTCAAG GACTTTCAAACATGACAAACTTGAAAGTGTTGAACTTGAAGGACAACAGTTTCAGCTTCTTGTCTGGTCAAG GTTTAGCCGGTTTTAGAGAACTAGAAGTACTGGATCTCAGTTTCAATGGTGTCAACGACTCTGAGGCTAGTCACA AGTATAGCACGGCGAAACTGAAAACACTAGATCTTACTTACAATCTATTTTCAGATTTTTCTCAATTAAAAG gttTAGAAAATCTGCAAGAGTTAGCAGTCTTGAAATTACGAGGCAATAGATTCAACCACAGGTTTTCTTCTCATG CACTGAAAGATTTGAAGAAGTTGCAAGAACTGGATCTCAGTGACAACCTGTTCACAGATTTGG GTTTAGCGATTCCTACATCTTTGCAAGTATTGGATCTCAAAAGGAACCGATTGTCTTTGACCAATGAAG GCTATTTAGGGATATGCAGGCTAATGAATCTCAGGGAGCTGGATTTGAGCAGCAATGCTTTGACAGATCTTCCTTATTGTCTGAGTAACTTAACCGGACTTCGTACTCTTGATCTATCCAACAACCAATTGAACGGAAACCTGTCTTCCTTGGTGTTTGGTCTGCCATCAGAACTCGAGTACTTGTCCCTTCTTGATAATAACTTCAACGGTTCATTCATTCTCAACTCACTGGTCAATCAAACAAGACTCACCGTATTCAAATTGTCATCAATACTCGGTACGATCCAAGTTCAAACCGAGAGTTCTTGGGCTCCATTGTTTCGGCTGAAGATCTTGCATCTATCGAACTGCAGTCTCGGCAGCAACATGCTCGGCTTTCTCCTGCATCAGCGTGACTTGTGTTTCGTCGATCTCTCTCATAACAATCTGACAGGAACATTCCCAACATGGGTTGTGAAGAACAACACAAAGCTCCAGACTATTCTACTAAGTGGGAACTCATTGACAAAGCTTCAACTACCTAGTCATGTTCATGGCTTGCAAGTTCTCGATATCTCGAGTAATATGATCTTCGGTTCAGTTCAAGAAGACATAGGGATTGTGTTTCCAAACCTGAGGTACATGAACTTTTCTTTAAACCACTTTCAAGGAACCATTCCGTCCTCCATCGGCGAGATGAAAAGCCTACAAGTCTTGGACATGTCTTCTAACGGTCTTCATGGGCAGCTACCTAAAACGTTTCTAGGTGGTTGCTACTCTCTGAAGGTTCTAAAACTCTCCAACAACCAACTACAAGGGGAAGTATTTCCAAAGCACGCAAATCTAACTGGTTTAGTTGGGCTTTATCTTGATGGCAACAACTTTACTGGGAGTCTTGGAATGGGGTTACTGAACTCAAAGAAGCTAACTCTTTTGGATATATCAGATAATATGTTTTCCGGCATGCTTCCGCTTTGGATTGGTAGGATGTCAAGCCTTTCCTACCTATACATGAGTGGAAACCAGCTTAAAGGTCCTTTCCCGTTTCAACTACAGAGTCGTTGGGTTGAAGTTATGGACATCTCACACAACAGCTTCTCTGGTCCAATACCAAGTAACGTGAAGTTTCCAACTCTCAGAGAACTGAGACTACAAAACAATGAGTTCACAGGCTCAGTTCCAGGCAATGTATTCAACGCTGCAGCATTAGAGGTGCTTGATCTGCGGAACAACAAATTTTCTGGAATAGTATTGAACACTATTGACGAGGCATCTAAGTTACGTGTTCTGCTTCTACGGAATAACAGCTTTCAAAGTCACATATCTGAGAAAATATGCCAGCTCAGTGAAGTTGGTCTTCTAGACTTATCTCACAACAGATTCAGAGGCGCTATACCATTATGTTTCAGTAAAATGTCTTTTGGTGCAGAAGGTTATGAGCGTGTCACGTCACTCGTTGCAGTTTTTGACCTCTCGGACATCACATTTTTGCGAAACTGTCAGTACGCATCACATCTCAACTTGGATGATAGTGTCAGGAATGGCTATCAAGCGAAACCTGCGACCATAGTGgattttttaactaaaagcAGGTATGAAGCATATCAAGGTGATATACTTGGGTACATGCATGGTTTGGATTTGTCGAGCAACGAGCTATCAAGTTCGATTCCAGATGAGATTGGAGATCTTTTGAATATCAGATCACTGAATCTGTCGAGTAACCGCCTCACGGGATCCATACCAGATAGCATTTCGAAGCTGGAGGGGTTAGAGAGTCTTGATGTGTCCAATAATAAGCTGAGTGGAAGCATTCCTCCTTTGCTAGCTGATCTCAACAGCTTAGGATACTTTGATGTGTCGTTTAACAATTTATCTGGTGAAATCCCTTTCAAAGGCCATCTTGTGACCTTTGACGAAACGAGTTACAGAGGTAATGCTCATCTCTGTGGACTTCCTACTAATAAAAGTTGCAACATCGAGAGAGTCAGAGAGCCAAGTGTATCAAACCGGGCCAatgagggagaagaagaagagggtgATGGTGTAATAGATATTGTGTGGTTTTATTGGACGTGTGGTGCAGTCTACATCACCACATCATTGGCCTTGTTTGCGTTTCTCTGCATAGACTCACGCTGGTCCCGTGAGTGGTTTTATCGTGTTGATTTCTTGGTTTATCATCTTCAACGTTTCAAGGATGGTTTCATCTGCAAATGA
- the LOC108863174 gene encoding receptor-like protein 1 isoform X2: MFDNTIVPFLSAATSIEALYLESNYMEGVFPPQGLSNMTNLKVLNLKDNSFSFLSGQGLAGFRELEVLDLSFNGVNDSEASHKYSTAKLKTLDLTYNLFSDFSQLKGLENLQELAVLKLRGNRFNHRFSSHALKDLKKLQELDLSDNLFTDLGLAIPTSLQVLDLKRNRLSLTNEGYLGICRLMNLRELDLSSNALTDLPYCLSNLTGLRTLDLSNNQLNGNLSSLVFGLPSELEYLSLLDNNFNGSFILNSLVNQTRLTVFKLSSILGTIQVQTESSWAPLFRLKILHLSNCSLGSNMLGFLLHQRDLCFVDLSHNNLTGTFPTWVVKNNTKLQTILLSGNSLTKLQLPSHVHGLQVLDISSNMIFGSVQEDIGIVFPNLRYMNFSLNHFQGTIPSSIGEMKSLQVLDMSSNGLHGQLPKTFLGGCYSLKVLKLSNNQLQGEVFPKHANLTGLVGLYLDGNNFTGSLGMGLLNSKKLTLLDISDNMFSGMLPLWIGRMSSLSYLYMSGNQLKGPFPFQLQSRWVEVMDISHNSFSGPIPSNVKFPTLRELRLQNNEFTGSVPGNVFNAAALEVLDLRNNKFSGIVLNTIDEASKLRVLLLRNNSFQSHISEKICQLSEVGLLDLSHNRFRGAIPLCFSKMSFGAEGYERVTSLVAVFDLSDITFLRNCQYASHLNLDDSVRNGYQAKPATIVDFLTKSRYEAYQGDILGYMHGLDLSSNELSSSIPDEIGDLLNIRSLNLSSNRLTGSIPDSISKLEGLESLDVSNNKLSGSIPPLLADLNSLGYFDVSFNNLSGEIPFKGHLVTFDETSYRGNAHLCGLPTNKSCNIERVREPSVSNRANEGEEEEGDGVIDIVWFYWTCGAVYITTSLALFAFLCIDSRWSREWFYRVDFLVYHLQRFKDGFICK; this comes from the exons ATGTTCGACAACACTATTGTTCCTTTCTTAAGTGCCGCAACATCGATTGAGGCTCTATATCTTGAGTCTAATTATATGGAAGGTGTCTTTCCTCCTCAAG GACTTTCAAACATGACAAACTTGAAAGTGTTGAACTTGAAGGACAACAGTTTCAGCTTCTTGTCTGGTCAAG GTTTAGCCGGTTTTAGAGAACTAGAAGTACTGGATCTCAGTTTCAATGGTGTCAACGACTCTGAGGCTAGTCACA AGTATAGCACGGCGAAACTGAAAACACTAGATCTTACTTACAATCTATTTTCAGATTTTTCTCAATTAAAAG gttTAGAAAATCTGCAAGAGTTAGCAGTCTTGAAATTACGAGGCAATAGATTCAACCACAGGTTTTCTTCTCATG CACTGAAAGATTTGAAGAAGTTGCAAGAACTGGATCTCAGTGACAACCTGTTCACAGATTTGG GTTTAGCGATTCCTACATCTTTGCAAGTATTGGATCTCAAAAGGAACCGATTGTCTTTGACCAATGAAG GCTATTTAGGGATATGCAGGCTAATGAATCTCAGGGAGCTGGATTTGAGCAGCAATGCTTTGACAGATCTTCCTTATTGTCTGAGTAACTTAACCGGACTTCGTACTCTTGATCTATCCAACAACCAATTGAACGGAAACCTGTCTTCCTTGGTGTTTGGTCTGCCATCAGAACTCGAGTACTTGTCCCTTCTTGATAATAACTTCAACGGTTCATTCATTCTCAACTCACTGGTCAATCAAACAAGACTCACCGTATTCAAATTGTCATCAATACTCGGTACGATCCAAGTTCAAACCGAGAGTTCTTGGGCTCCATTGTTTCGGCTGAAGATCTTGCATCTATCGAACTGCAGTCTCGGCAGCAACATGCTCGGCTTTCTCCTGCATCAGCGTGACTTGTGTTTCGTCGATCTCTCTCATAACAATCTGACAGGAACATTCCCAACATGGGTTGTGAAGAACAACACAAAGCTCCAGACTATTCTACTAAGTGGGAACTCATTGACAAAGCTTCAACTACCTAGTCATGTTCATGGCTTGCAAGTTCTCGATATCTCGAGTAATATGATCTTCGGTTCAGTTCAAGAAGACATAGGGATTGTGTTTCCAAACCTGAGGTACATGAACTTTTCTTTAAACCACTTTCAAGGAACCATTCCGTCCTCCATCGGCGAGATGAAAAGCCTACAAGTCTTGGACATGTCTTCTAACGGTCTTCATGGGCAGCTACCTAAAACGTTTCTAGGTGGTTGCTACTCTCTGAAGGTTCTAAAACTCTCCAACAACCAACTACAAGGGGAAGTATTTCCAAAGCACGCAAATCTAACTGGTTTAGTTGGGCTTTATCTTGATGGCAACAACTTTACTGGGAGTCTTGGAATGGGGTTACTGAACTCAAAGAAGCTAACTCTTTTGGATATATCAGATAATATGTTTTCCGGCATGCTTCCGCTTTGGATTGGTAGGATGTCAAGCCTTTCCTACCTATACATGAGTGGAAACCAGCTTAAAGGTCCTTTCCCGTTTCAACTACAGAGTCGTTGGGTTGAAGTTATGGACATCTCACACAACAGCTTCTCTGGTCCAATACCAAGTAACGTGAAGTTTCCAACTCTCAGAGAACTGAGACTACAAAACAATGAGTTCACAGGCTCAGTTCCAGGCAATGTATTCAACGCTGCAGCATTAGAGGTGCTTGATCTGCGGAACAACAAATTTTCTGGAATAGTATTGAACACTATTGACGAGGCATCTAAGTTACGTGTTCTGCTTCTACGGAATAACAGCTTTCAAAGTCACATATCTGAGAAAATATGCCAGCTCAGTGAAGTTGGTCTTCTAGACTTATCTCACAACAGATTCAGAGGCGCTATACCATTATGTTTCAGTAAAATGTCTTTTGGTGCAGAAGGTTATGAGCGTGTCACGTCACTCGTTGCAGTTTTTGACCTCTCGGACATCACATTTTTGCGAAACTGTCAGTACGCATCACATCTCAACTTGGATGATAGTGTCAGGAATGGCTATCAAGCGAAACCTGCGACCATAGTGgattttttaactaaaagcAGGTATGAAGCATATCAAGGTGATATACTTGGGTACATGCATGGTTTGGATTTGTCGAGCAACGAGCTATCAAGTTCGATTCCAGATGAGATTGGAGATCTTTTGAATATCAGATCACTGAATCTGTCGAGTAACCGCCTCACGGGATCCATACCAGATAGCATTTCGAAGCTGGAGGGGTTAGAGAGTCTTGATGTGTCCAATAATAAGCTGAGTGGAAGCATTCCTCCTTTGCTAGCTGATCTCAACAGCTTAGGATACTTTGATGTGTCGTTTAACAATTTATCTGGTGAAATCCCTTTCAAAGGCCATCTTGTGACCTTTGACGAAACGAGTTACAGAGGTAATGCTCATCTCTGTGGACTTCCTACTAATAAAAGTTGCAACATCGAGAGAGTCAGAGAGCCAAGTGTATCAAACCGGGCCAatgagggagaagaagaagagggtgATGGTGTAATAGATATTGTGTGGTTTTATTGGACGTGTGGTGCAGTCTACATCACCACATCATTGGCCTTGTTTGCGTTTCTCTGCATAGACTCACGCTGGTCCCGTGAGTGGTTTTATCGTGTTGATTTCTTGGTTTATCATCTTCAACGTTTCAAGGATGGTTTCATCTGCAAATGA
- the LOC108859988 gene encoding actin cytoskeleton-regulatory complex protein PAN1: protein MASSEPLDLIVTVVSAKHLKNVNWRNGDLKPYVVLYLDPDHRLSTRSDDSTKPVWNERITLPLTRSVHESVLSIEILHSNSPDLAKSLAGSVRFPLVRLVDSEGAMTFPEKINSLELFRPSGRTQGKIRLKLEIKKRPIQPQNYPYAPQGNSYYSPAPIASPAPHRDYRDFSPSLYPFPDDYYSRFYYPPPPPPPRAMYDRASNYSLPSVPSAPVDHNPLPRFPNYAPPPSGPPPQAPVDAFPANEAPQPSGPPSAPVDAFPVNEVPPVASRFPSYGVPGGPSAPVDYSPYDHRQLQRTMGGMSLGEERAVAERSSESEFGARPSCSYARDYRREC from the coding sequence ATGGCTTCCTCGGAGCCGCTAGACCTAATCGTCACCGTCGTCTCAGCCAAACACTTGAAGAACGTCAACTGGCGTAACGGAGACCTGAAACCCTACGTGGTTCTCTACCTCGACCCAGATCACCGCCTCTCCACTCGCTCCGACGATTCAACCAAACCGGTATGGAACGAGCGGATCACTCTTCCTCTCACCAGATCCGTCCACGAATCGGTCCTCAGCATCGAGATTCTCCATTCCAATTCTCCGGATCTTGCGAAATCCCTCGCCGGATCGGTTAGGTTTCCTCTGGTTCGCCTGGTCGACTCCGAGGGAGCGATGACGTTTCCCGAAAAGATCAACTCGCTTGAGCTGTTCCGTCCCTCGGGTCGGACGCAAGGGAAGATACGCTTGAAGCTCGAGATCAAGAAGCGGCCGATCCAACCCCAAAATTACCCTTATGCCCCTCAAGGAAACAGTTATTACTCCCCAGCTCCGATCGCCTCTCCCGCTCCTCACCGAGACTACAGAGACTTCTCGCCGTCTCTTTATCCCTTCCCCGATGACTACTATTCCAGATTCTAttaccctcctcctcctcctccgccacgTGCGATGTACGATCGTGCCTCCAATTACAGCCTGCCAAGTGTCCCATCTGCTCCCGTCGATCACAATCCTCTTCCTCGCTTTCCCAACTACGCACCACCGCCTAGTGGGCCGCCGCCACAAGCTCCTGTTGATGCCTTTCCGGCGAACGAGGCTCCACAGCCGAGCGGGCCACCATCAGCTCCGGTAGATGCGTTTCCGGTGAACGAGGTTCCACCTGTGGCCTCGCGATTCCCCAGTTACGGAGTGCCAGGTGGCCCATCTGCGCCGGTGGATTACTCTCCTTATGATCACAGGCAGTTGCAGAGGACGATGGGCGGGATGAGCTTGGGGGAAGAGAGAGCTGTTGCGGAGAGGTCGTCTGAGAGCGAGTTTGGAGCTAGGCCGAGCTGCAGCTATGCACGTGATTATCGCCGTGAATGTTAG
- the LOC108832540 gene encoding proliferating cell nuclear antigen — protein MLELRLVQGSLLKKVLESIKDLVNDANFDCSSTGFSLQAMDSSHVALVSLLLRSEGFEHYRCDRNLSMGMNLGNMSKMLKCAGNDDIITIKADDGGDTVTFMFESPKQDKIADFEMKLMDIDSEHLGIPDAEYQSIVRMPSNEFSRICKDLSSIGDTVVISVTKEGVKFSTAGDIGTANIVLRQNTTVDKPEDAIVIEMKEPVSLSFALRYMNSFTKATPLSDTVTISLSSELPVVVEYKVAEMGYIRYYLAPKIEEDEEDTKA, from the exons ATGTTGGAGCTACGTCTTGTTCAGGGCTCTCTCTTGAAGAAGGTTCTAGAATCGATCAAGGATCTCGTCAACGACGCCAACTTCGACTGCTCCAGCACCGGCTTCTCCCTCCAAGCCATGGACTCCAGCCACGTGGCGCTCGTCTCTCTCCTTCTAAGATCCGAAGGCTTCGAGCACTACAGGTGCGATCGTAACCTCTCCATGGGGATGAATCTCGGCAACATGTCTAAGATGCTCAAATGCGCCGGAAACGATGACATCATCACCATCAAAGCTGACGACGGCGGCGACACCGTCACATTCATGTTCGAGAGTCCCA AGCAAGACAAGATTGCAGATTTTGAAATGAAGCTGATGGATATAGACAGTGAGCATCTGGGTATACCTGATGCTGAATACCAGTCCATTGTGAGGATGCCTTCCAATGAGTTCTCAAGGATTTGCAAAGATCTCAGTAGCATTGGTGACACTG TTGTGATCTCGGTGACTAAAGAAGGAGTCAAGTTTTCTACTGCTGGTGACATTGGGACAGCTAACATTGTGTTACGACAGAACACAACTGTAGACAAG CCGGAAGATGCAATTGTGATAGAGATGAAGGAACCAGTGTCACTCTCATTTGCCCTGAGGTACATGAATTCCTTCACAAAGGCAACTCCGTTGTCAGACACGGTGACGATCAGCTTATCGTCGGAGCTCCCAGTTGTGGTGGAGTATAAAGTGGCTGAGATGGGTTACATTCGTTACTACTTGGCTCCTAagattgaagaagatgaagaagacacCAAGGCCTAA
- the LOC108859986 gene encoding GDP-mannose transporter GONST2-like, producing MTDVEREAIVCDVDHDESELNRFSDNASIVHQLLDHINGNEKSFERRGFSERFLRWRRRYLPAGGGNRRDHSSVKQSGPLVSGAAYCISSCSMIIMNKIVLSSYNFNAGVSLMLYQNLISCLVVALLKFSGVVSVEKFNWKLIRVWMPVNVIFVGMLISGMYSLKYINVAMVTILKNATNIITAIGELYMFRKRQNNKVWAAMFMMIISAISGGITDLTFNVVGYTWQTANCVLTASYSLTLRRVMDKAKQSTKSGSLNEVSMVLLNNLLSLPFGIILVILLGEWRYVISTDVTQDAMFWVAATASGFLGLAISFTSMWFLHQTGPTTYSLVGSLNKLPISLSGLVLFNVPLSLPNLFSILFGLFAGVVFARAKMS from the exons ATGACTGATGTGGAACGTGAAGCGATTGTTTGCGATGTAGATCACGACGAATCGGAGCTGAATCGTTTCAGTGATAATGCTAGTATTGTTCATCAACTTCTCGATCATATCAACGGCAACGAGAAGAGTTTCGAGCGTAGGGGCTTTAGTGAAAG GTTTCTTAGATGGAGACGGAGGTATCTTCCGGCTGGTGGAGGTAACAGACGTGACCACAGTTCAGTGAAACAGTCAGGACCTCTTGTTTCTGGAGCGGCTTACTGCATCTCTTCTTGCAGCATGATAATCATGAACAAGATTGTTCTCTCCAGCTATAATTTCAACGCAGGAGTCTCTTTGATGTTGTATCAA AACTTGATCAGCTGTTTGGTGGTAGCTCTGCTAAAGTTCTCTGGAGTGGTTTCAGTGGAAAAGTTTAACTGGAAGTTGATAAGAGTATGGATGCCTGTTAATGTTATCTTTGTTGGCATGCTCATCTCGGGAATGTACAG TTTGAAATACATAAACGTTGCTATGGTGACTATTCTGAAGAATGCAACGAATATTATTACAGCGATAGGGGAGTTATACATGTTCCGAAAAAGGCAGAACAACAAGGTTTGGGCTGCAATGTTCATGATG ATCATCTCTGCAATCAGCGGTGGCATCACGGATCTCACATTTAATGTTGTAGGGTACACATGGCAGACCGCCAACTGCGTTCTAACCGCAAGTTATTCA CTTACTCTGCGCCGAGTCATGGATAAAGCAAAACAGTCCACAAAATCTGGATCCCTTAATGAGGTGTCAATGGTGCTGCTGAATAATCTCTTGTCACTACCTTTTGGTATAATCCTTGTCATCTTATTGGGTGAATGGAGATACGTAATAAGCAC GGATGTGACACAAGATGCAATGTTTTGGGTAGCCGCAACAGCAAGCGGCTTCCTCGGTTTAGCCATCAGCTTCACTTCGATGTGGTTCTTGCATCAAACCGGACCCACAACATACAG TCTGGTGGGTTCGTTAAACAAGCTTCCGATATCATTATCTGGCCTTGTACTCTTCAATGTCCCTCTGAGT
- the LOC108859996 gene encoding josephin-like protein, translating to MSATGTKRINTRPVQRDALVKQTATKGPYGGKNPGCTTSCGLRLPRKTEATAARLIKHLGCKFAKGLRLVVMRKKRKSPPSKVSSSSSSSSGRSQPSIMPISNDSHRSKAIEDCIEFINSSSSFTRSNSTS from the coding sequence ATGTCAGCTACTGGAACAAAACGAATCAACACTAGACCGGTTCAGAGAGATGCTTTGGTTAAGCAAACCGCCACCAAGGGACCTTATGGTGGTAAGAACCCAGGATGCACAACGAGCTGCGGATTGAGGTTGCCGAGGAAAACAGAAGCCACAGCAGCAAGACTGATCAAGCATCTTGGCTGTAAATTTGCAAAAGGTTTGCGTCTGGTGGTGATGCGGAAGAAGAGAAAATCTCCACCTTCcaaggtttcttcttcttcttcttcttcctcaggGAGATCTCAGCCGTCGATCATGCCAATAAGCAATGACAGTCATAGATCAAAGGCTATAGAAGACTGCATAGAGTTCATCAACTCATCGTCCTCCTTCACCAGATCAAACTCTACTTCTTAA